One segment of Leptospirillum ferrooxidans C2-3 DNA contains the following:
- a CDS encoding TetR/AcrR family transcriptional regulator: MVPNEMKERIIDVAQELVQSRGFNAFSYRDLAEQILIRTASIHYYFPKKDDLGRALIQRYRSDFEGAIRNIDDTERSPKDRLSAYLKMFLDLSKGGARLCLFAVFSAELPTLSETVQEEIKIFYEKNVGWINEVIDEGRLSGSFSFPGESRDVASAIFSFLEGEMLVRRVFQAKEPFPEIPSAIRILLSWKD; encoded by the coding sequence ATGGTCCCGAATGAGATGAAAGAGCGGATTATTGATGTTGCCCAAGAGCTTGTTCAATCCCGTGGGTTCAATGCGTTCAGTTACCGGGATCTGGCGGAACAAATCCTGATCAGGACGGCCAGCATCCATTATTATTTTCCCAAAAAAGATGATTTGGGTCGTGCCCTCATTCAGAGGTACCGCTCCGATTTCGAGGGGGCCATCCGGAACATCGACGATACGGAGCGATCACCAAAAGATCGCTTGTCGGCCTATCTGAAGATGTTTCTGGATCTTTCAAAAGGGGGCGCGCGTCTTTGTCTTTTTGCCGTTTTCTCTGCGGAGCTTCCGACCCTGTCGGAGACGGTTCAGGAAGAGATCAAGATTTTTTACGAGAAGAATGTCGGCTGGATCAATGAAGTGATTGATGAGGGACGATTAAGTGGTTCTTTCTCTTTTCCAGGAGAGAGCCGGGATGTCGCCTCTGCAATCTTTTCTTTTCTTGAAGGGGAAATGCTCGTTCGAAGGGTTTTCCAGGCGAAAGAGCCCTTTCCGGAAATTCCATCCGCAATCCGTATCCTGTTGTCCTGGAAGGACTGA